Proteins encoded together in one Phyllostomus discolor isolate MPI-MPIP mPhyDis1 chromosome 6, mPhyDis1.pri.v3, whole genome shotgun sequence window:
- the LOC114499606 gene encoding 60S ribosomal protein L17-like: MVRYSLDPENPTKSCKSRGSNLCVHFKNTRKTAQAIKGMHIRKATKYLKDVTLKKQCVPFRRYNGGVGRCAQAKQWGWTQGRWPNKSAEFLLHMLKNAESNAELKGLDVDSLVIEHIQVNKAPKMRRRTYQAHGRINPYMSSPYHIEMILMEKEQIVPKPEEEVAQKKKISQKKLKKQKLMARE; encoded by the coding sequence ATGGTTCGCTACTCACTTGACCCGGAGAACcccacaaaatcatgcaaatcaagagGTTCAAATCTTTGTGTTCATTTTAAGAACACTCGCAaaactgcccaggccatcaaGGGTATGCATATTCGAAAAGCCACCAAGTATCTGAAAGATGTCACTCTAAAGAAGCAGTGTGTCCCATTCCGCCGATACAATGGTGGAGTGGGTAGGTGTGCCCAGGCCAAACAGTGGGGCTGGACACAGGGTCGATGGCCTAACAAGAGTGCTGAGTTTTTGCTGCACATGCTTAAAAACGCAGAAAGTAATGCTGAACTTAAGGGTTTAGATGTGGATTCTCTGGTCATTGAGCACATCCAGGTGAACAAAGCTCCCAAGATGCGGCGCAGAACGTACCAAGCCCATGGCAGGATCAACCCCTACATGAGCTCTCCCTACCACATCGAGATGATCCTCATGGAGAAGGAGCAGATCGTTCCCAAACCAGAGGAGGAAGTTGCACAGAAGAAGAAGATAtcccagaagaaactgaagaaacaaaagcttatgGCCCGGgagtaa